A genomic region of Castor canadensis chromosome 16, mCasCan1.hap1v2, whole genome shotgun sequence contains the following coding sequences:
- the Zscan22 gene encoding LOW QUALITY PROTEIN: zinc finger and SCAN domain-containing protein 22 (The sequence of the model RefSeq protein was modified relative to this genomic sequence to represent the inferred CDS: inserted 1 base in 1 codon; substituted 4 bases at 4 genomic stop codons), which produces MIIYLSLRVSCITGPQAYTCSAPPSQVIMSSDIPADPVLRLQPSSLTKHNCLMAIPKCPLSPVPWEQDSFLQVKVEEEEEEAGLTQGQESSXHHAAHTEAACLHLWHLRYEEASGPHAALTQLXELCHQWLQPESCSKEQMLELLVLEHFLGALPPKIHAXVEAQCPTTXEDAAMLVEDLTQALDKRGWVSGAEPTETSCEQSNSEESELSDMATETLMGGVSPEPALPGPCEPEDSSERQAGLLLVIWTKSATQEVDFGKTPRPKKDTPAEQPVHECGASGNRSSMWPDFTSQEKAPSEEKFSPLHGYGTVPPYTFSGKKPFRCAECRRTFQSTSALEVHQKSHPRKMPYACSECGKAFSHSTHLLQHQVVHMGAKPHVCKECGKAFSWVTHLTQHQRIHTGEKPYKCGECGKTFSRSTHLMQHQRVHTGERPYECDEYGKAFSQSTYLTXHQRIHTGEKPYRCDACGRAFSDSSALIRHLRIHSGEKPYQCKVCPKAFAQSSSLIEHQRIHTGEKPYKCSDCGKAFSHSSALMVHLRIHVTVLQ; this is translated from the exons ATGATTATCTATCTCTCTCTGAGAGTGAGCTGCATCACAGGCCCCCAAGCCTACACCTGTTCCGCACCCCCGTCCCAGGTGATAATGAGCTCTGACATTCCTGCAGACCCAGTTCTGAGGCTTCAGCCATCCTCTCTCACTAAGCACAACTGCCTGATGGCCATCCCAAAGTGCCCCCTAAGCCCAGTGCCCTGGGAACAGGACAGCTTCCTTCAAGTGAAggtagaggaagaggaagaagaggctgGCCTCACCCAGGGCCAGGAATCCA CCCACCATGCTGCCCACACTGAAGCTGCATGCCTGCACCTCTGGCACTTGCGCTACGAGGAGGCATCTGGCCCCCATGCGGCACTGACCCAGCTATGAGAGCTGTGTCACCAGTGGCTGCAGCCTGAGTCATGCTCCAAGGAGCAGATGCTGGAGCTGCTGGTGCTGGAGCACTTTCTGGGCGCATTGCCTCCCAAGATCCATGCCTGAGTGGAGGCCCAGTGCCCCACAACCTGAGAGGATGCTGCCATGCTGGTGGAAGACCTGACTCAGGCACTGGACAAGAG AGGATGGGTGTCAGGAGCTGAGCCCACAGAGACAAGCTGTGAGCAGAGCAATTCTGAAGAGTCAGAGCTATCAGACATGGCCACTGAAACCCTCATGGGAGGTGTTTCTCCTGAACCTGCCCTCCCTGGCCCTTGTGAACCTGAGGACAGCTCAGAGAGGCAGGCGGGACTCTTGCTGGTGATCTGGACAAAGTCTGCCACCCAAGAGGTGGATTTCGGGAAAACTCCAAGGCCTAAAAAGGACACCCCTGCTGAGCAGCCTGTCCATGAGTGTGGAGCCTCAGGAAACAGATCCAGCATGTGGCCAGACTTCACCTCCCAAGAGAAGGCTCCTTCAGAGGAGAAATTCAGTCCCTTGCATGGTTATGGGACAGTGCCTCCATATACATTCTCAGGGAAGAAGCCCTTCAGGTGTGCTGAATGCAGGAGAACATTCCAGAGCACCTCAGCCCTTGAGGTGCATCAGAAGAGTCACCCCCGGAAAATGCCCTATGCCTGCAGTgagtgtgggaaggccttcagTCACAGCACCCACCTCCTCCAGCACCAGGTTGTGCATATGGGGGCGAAGCCCCATGTGTGTAAGgagtgtgggaaggccttcagCTGGGTTACCCACCTCACACAGCACCAGAggattcacactggggagaagccctacaaATGTGGGGAGTGTGGCAAGACCTTCAGCCGCAGCACCCACCTCATGCAGCACCAGCGAGTGCACACAGGTGAGCGTCCCTATGAGTGCGACGAGTACGGGAAGGCCTTCAGCCAGAGCACCTACCTCACATAGCACCAGCGCatccacactggggagaagccctacaGGTGCGACGCCTGCGGGAGGGCCTTCAGTGACAGCTCAGCTCTGATCCGACACCTGCGAATCCactctggagagaaaccctatcaGTGTAAGGTTTGTCCAAAGGCCTTTGCACAAAGCTCCTCCCTCATTGAGCACCAGCGAATCCATacaggagagaagccctataAGTGCAGCgactgtgggaaagccttcagccaCAGCTCAGCACTTATGGTGCACCTGAGGATCCATGTCACAGTACTGCAGTGA
- the A1bg gene encoding alpha-1B-glycoprotein isoform X2, translating into MSALVALLLLWGLTLGPAAEGAVFFKTQPSLWADSKSLLEPWADMTLTCQARLETLDFQLFKDGVVQKLVHLDIPDMEYQFPLGAVTNDNRGLYRCRSGLSSGTWTELSNLLEVTGTETLPPPLLSVEPVSWIIPGLNVTLLCHGGLRGVSFLLRREGDDEFLEVAETRKEGVASFPVHQAGNYSCSYQTHAAGGPSEPSATVTIEEVAVLPPPVLTSWGQYPKILGPGNRVGLICVAPLGGAEFGLWRLEGSVHKELQVPMSSTSPDRVFFDLDTEALGDGGPFICRYRLRGKDTVWSEDSEPTELVRSDESLPAPVLTAEPAGPRIAPGSLVELRCAAPGGGKRFALQREDPGGRRLLAVRRPGRPHAVFQLRDVSAADSANYSCVYVDLAPPFAGSAPSAPVELRVDGPPPQPQLRALWTRPVRAGRDAFLRCEGRVPDVVFELLRGAEAEPVVTLSAARDSQSADLALTFVGPQHTGNYSCRYRAQWPADFVSEPSDPVELLVAGS; encoded by the exons ATGTCTGCACTCGTGGCCTTACTGCTACTCTGGG GTCTCACTCTAGGCCCAGCAGCTGAGGGCGCTGTAT TTTTTAAGACTCAACCAAGTCTGTGGGCAGATTCCAAATCGCTGCTAGAACCCTGGGCTGACATGACACTGACATGCCAGGCCCGCCTAGAGACCCTGGACTTCCAGCTGTTCAAGGATGGGGTGGTCCAGAAGCTGGTGCACCTTGACATACCTGACATGGAGTATCAGTTTCCACTGGGAGCAGTGACAAATGATAACAGGGGCTTGTACCGCTGCCGCTCAGGCTTGTCTTCTGGCACATGGACTGAGCTGAGCAACCTGCTGGAGGTGACAGGGACAG AGACCTTGCCCCCACCCTTGCTCAGCGTGGAACCAGTGTCCTGGATCATACCGGGCCTGAACGTGACACTGCTGTGCCATGGGGGACTGCGGGGTGTGAGTTTCCTGCTGAGGCGAGAAGGTGATGATGAGTTTCTGGAGGTGGCtgagacaaggaaggaaggagtagcCAGCTTCCCTGTCCACCAGGCTGGCAACTACAGCTGCAGCTACCAGACCCATGCAGCAGGTGGCCCCTCTGAGCCCAGTGCCACTGTGACCATTGAGGAGGTGG CTGTGCTACCACCACCCGTGCTGACTTCTTGGGGACAGTACCCCAAGATCCTGGGCCCCGGGAACAGAGTAGGCCTCATTTGTGTGGCGCCCCTGGGCGGTGCTGAATTCGGACTGTGGCGTCTGGAGGGTTCTGTGCACAAGGAGCTGCAGGTCCCAATGAGCAGTACCAGTCCCGACCGTGTCTTCTTTGACTTGGACACCGAGGCGCTGGGAGACGGAGGTCCCTTCATCTGCCGCTACCGGCTGCGCGGCAAGGACACCGTGTGGTCCGAGGACAGCGAGCCCACCGAGTTGGTGCGGAGCGACG AGAGCCTGCCCGCGCCGGTGCTCACTGCCGAGCCTGCGGGCCCGCGCATCGCCCCCGGCTCGCTCGTGGAGCTGCGGTGCGCCGCGCCAGGCGGCGGGAAGCGCTTTGCGCTGCAGCGTGAGGACCCGGGCGGGCGCCGCCTGCTGGCTGTGCGGAGACCCGGGCGGCCTCACGCGGTCTTCCAGCTGCGCGACGTGTCGGCGGCGGACTCCGCCAACTACAGCTGCGTCTACGTGGACCTGGCGCCGCCCTTCGCGGGGTCCGCGCCCAGCGCACCCGTGGAGCTGCGCGTGGACG GGCCGCCGCCCCAACCTCAGCTCCGGGCCCTGTGGACGCGGCCGGTGCGCGCGGGCCGCGATGCCTTCCTGCGCTGCGAGGGTCGAGTGCCCGACGTTGTCTTCGAGCTGCTGCGCGGAGCCGAGGCCGAGCCCGTGGTGACTCTCAGCGCCGCGCGCGACTCGCAGTCCGCCGACCTGGCGCTGACCTTCGTGGGGCCCCAGCACACTGGAAACTACAGCTGTCGCTACCGCGCCCAGTGGCCCGCGGACTTCGTGTCCGAGCCCAGCGACCCTGTGGAGCTGCTGGTGGCAG GAAGCTGA
- the A1bg gene encoding alpha-1B-glycoprotein isoform X1, which produces MSALVALLLLWGLTLGPAAEGAVFFKTQPSLWADSKSLLEPWADMTLTCQARLETLDFQLFKDGVVQKLVHLDIPDMEYQFPLGAVTNDNRGLYRCRSGLSSGTWTELSNLLEVTGTETQHPAPSTETLPPPLLSVEPVSWIIPGLNVTLLCHGGLRGVSFLLRREGDDEFLEVAETRKEGVASFPVHQAGNYSCSYQTHAAGGPSEPSATVTIEEVAVLPPPVLTSWGQYPKILGPGNRVGLICVAPLGGAEFGLWRLEGSVHKELQVPMSSTSPDRVFFDLDTEALGDGGPFICRYRLRGKDTVWSEDSEPTELVRSDESLPAPVLTAEPAGPRIAPGSLVELRCAAPGGGKRFALQREDPGGRRLLAVRRPGRPHAVFQLRDVSAADSANYSCVYVDLAPPFAGSAPSAPVELRVDGPPPQPQLRALWTRPVRAGRDAFLRCEGRVPDVVFELLRGAEAEPVVTLSAARDSQSADLALTFVGPQHTGNYSCRYRAQWPADFVSEPSDPVELLVAGS; this is translated from the exons ATGTCTGCACTCGTGGCCTTACTGCTACTCTGGG GTCTCACTCTAGGCCCAGCAGCTGAGGGCGCTGTAT TTTTTAAGACTCAACCAAGTCTGTGGGCAGATTCCAAATCGCTGCTAGAACCCTGGGCTGACATGACACTGACATGCCAGGCCCGCCTAGAGACCCTGGACTTCCAGCTGTTCAAGGATGGGGTGGTCCAGAAGCTGGTGCACCTTGACATACCTGACATGGAGTATCAGTTTCCACTGGGAGCAGTGACAAATGATAACAGGGGCTTGTACCGCTGCCGCTCAGGCTTGTCTTCTGGCACATGGACTGAGCTGAGCAACCTGCTGGAGGTGACAGGGACAG AAACACAGCATCCTGCCCCATCCACAGAGACCTTGCCCCCACCCTTGCTCAGCGTGGAACCAGTGTCCTGGATCATACCGGGCCTGAACGTGACACTGCTGTGCCATGGGGGACTGCGGGGTGTGAGTTTCCTGCTGAGGCGAGAAGGTGATGATGAGTTTCTGGAGGTGGCtgagacaaggaaggaaggagtagcCAGCTTCCCTGTCCACCAGGCTGGCAACTACAGCTGCAGCTACCAGACCCATGCAGCAGGTGGCCCCTCTGAGCCCAGTGCCACTGTGACCATTGAGGAGGTGG CTGTGCTACCACCACCCGTGCTGACTTCTTGGGGACAGTACCCCAAGATCCTGGGCCCCGGGAACAGAGTAGGCCTCATTTGTGTGGCGCCCCTGGGCGGTGCTGAATTCGGACTGTGGCGTCTGGAGGGTTCTGTGCACAAGGAGCTGCAGGTCCCAATGAGCAGTACCAGTCCCGACCGTGTCTTCTTTGACTTGGACACCGAGGCGCTGGGAGACGGAGGTCCCTTCATCTGCCGCTACCGGCTGCGCGGCAAGGACACCGTGTGGTCCGAGGACAGCGAGCCCACCGAGTTGGTGCGGAGCGACG AGAGCCTGCCCGCGCCGGTGCTCACTGCCGAGCCTGCGGGCCCGCGCATCGCCCCCGGCTCGCTCGTGGAGCTGCGGTGCGCCGCGCCAGGCGGCGGGAAGCGCTTTGCGCTGCAGCGTGAGGACCCGGGCGGGCGCCGCCTGCTGGCTGTGCGGAGACCCGGGCGGCCTCACGCGGTCTTCCAGCTGCGCGACGTGTCGGCGGCGGACTCCGCCAACTACAGCTGCGTCTACGTGGACCTGGCGCCGCCCTTCGCGGGGTCCGCGCCCAGCGCACCCGTGGAGCTGCGCGTGGACG GGCCGCCGCCCCAACCTCAGCTCCGGGCCCTGTGGACGCGGCCGGTGCGCGCGGGCCGCGATGCCTTCCTGCGCTGCGAGGGTCGAGTGCCCGACGTTGTCTTCGAGCTGCTGCGCGGAGCCGAGGCCGAGCCCGTGGTGACTCTCAGCGCCGCGCGCGACTCGCAGTCCGCCGACCTGGCGCTGACCTTCGTGGGGCCCCAGCACACTGGAAACTACAGCTGTCGCTACCGCGCCCAGTGGCCCGCGGACTTCGTGTCCGAGCCCAGCGACCCTGTGGAGCTGCTGGTGGCAG GAAGCTGA